A region of Streptomyces sp. WMMC500 DNA encodes the following proteins:
- a CDS encoding LysR substrate-binding domain-containing protein, whose protein sequence is MDVHVRDLRYFAAVAEELSFTRAAERLYVSQPALSKQIRALERQLGFPLFERRARAIALTPQGAALLPAARELAAGWAEAVRAARTAGPVASLAVGMQTAVGRDLQREVLSRFRERGWRISLRLVNWEDPTAGLAGGAADAAFCWLPVPGVGAELTAKVLAREERWVALPLRHRFADRTEVAFAELLDEPFVALPHSAGPLRDFWLGTAERGGREPVVALEASSPEEVFEAVGAGLGVVLLAEGNARLYPRPDVVSVPVRGLAPCELALVWRAGDGRREIAEFAAAFREAPGAAGAGARRKGPGNGS, encoded by the coding sequence ATGGACGTCCACGTACGCGATCTGCGCTACTTCGCGGCGGTCGCGGAAGAGCTGAGCTTCACCCGCGCCGCCGAGCGGCTGTACGTCTCCCAGCCCGCGCTGTCCAAGCAGATCCGGGCGCTGGAGCGGCAGCTCGGCTTCCCCCTCTTCGAGCGGCGGGCGCGCGCGATCGCGCTGACCCCGCAGGGCGCGGCGCTGCTGCCGGCGGCCCGGGAGCTGGCGGCGGGCTGGGCGGAGGCGGTACGGGCCGCGCGCACCGCGGGGCCGGTGGCGTCGCTGGCGGTGGGCATGCAGACGGCGGTGGGGCGTGACCTGCAGCGGGAGGTGCTGAGCCGGTTCCGCGAGCGGGGCTGGCGGATCTCGCTGCGGCTGGTCAACTGGGAGGACCCCACGGCGGGACTGGCCGGCGGGGCCGCCGACGCGGCGTTCTGCTGGCTGCCGGTGCCGGGGGTGGGCGCGGAGCTGACGGCGAAGGTCCTCGCGCGGGAGGAGCGCTGGGTGGCGCTCCCGCTGCGGCACCGGTTCGCGGACCGGACGGAGGTGGCCTTCGCGGAGCTGCTCGACGAGCCGTTCGTGGCGCTGCCCCACTCGGCGGGCCCGCTGCGCGACTTCTGGCTGGGCACGGCGGAGCGGGGCGGGCGGGAGCCGGTGGTGGCGCTGGAGGCGTCGTCGCCGGAGGAGGTGTTCGAGGCGGTGGGCGCGGGGCTCGGCGTGGTGCTGCTGGCGGAGGGCAACGCGCGGCTGTACCCGCGGCCGGACGTGGTGTCCGTGCCGGTACGGGGGCTGGCGCCGTGCGAGCTGGCGCTGGTGTGGCGGGCGGGGGACGGACGGCGGGAGATCGCGGAGTTCGCGGCGGCGTTCCGGGAGGCACCGGGGGCGGCGGGGGCGGGGGCGCGTAGGAAGGGGCCGGGGAACGGCTCGTAA
- a CDS encoding aldo/keto reductase → MTTASNAVPARTLGALESPAIGYGAMVLSPGVYGETDDDRGVAAVRAALDAGATHVDSSDAYGPDGHNERLVGRALRGRRDEVVVATKFGLRLPEGAGGRTHPVSYAFGHLTVNAEPRFVRGYAESSLRNLQTDRIDLYYVHYPDPAVPIEDTAGAMAELVAEGKVRHLGLSNVTAEQLRRAHAVHPVAAVQTQWSMWTPVDPELHAAARELGVGLVAWGPLGTGFLTGSVTDVAESDFRRNIGAFDAANLRTNHDRFAPLRAVAADVGLTPGQLALAWLLHRDDHVVPIPGSRTPAHIEENVAAARVELHPDTLARIDEILTGLAPEGGARLLGA, encoded by the coding sequence ATGACGACAGCTTCGAACGCCGTTCCCGCCCGCACCCTCGGTGCCCTCGAATCCCCCGCCATCGGCTACGGCGCGATGGTGCTCTCGCCCGGCGTGTACGGCGAGACCGACGACGACCGCGGCGTCGCGGCGGTGCGCGCCGCGCTCGACGCGGGCGCCACGCACGTCGACAGCTCCGACGCCTACGGCCCCGACGGCCACAACGAGCGCCTGGTCGGCCGGGCGCTGCGCGGCCGGCGCGACGAGGTGGTGGTGGCCACGAAGTTCGGGCTGCGCCTGCCCGAGGGCGCCGGAGGGCGCACGCATCCCGTCAGCTACGCCTTCGGGCACCTCACGGTCAACGCCGAGCCGCGGTTCGTGCGCGGCTATGCCGAGAGTTCGCTGCGCAATCTGCAGACCGACCGCATCGACCTGTACTACGTGCACTACCCCGACCCCGCGGTGCCGATCGAGGACACGGCGGGCGCGATGGCCGAGCTGGTCGCCGAGGGCAAGGTGCGCCACCTGGGCCTGTCGAACGTCACCGCGGAGCAGTTGCGGCGTGCGCACGCCGTGCACCCGGTCGCGGCGGTGCAGACGCAGTGGTCGATGTGGACGCCCGTCGACCCGGAGCTGCACGCGGCGGCGCGCGAGCTGGGCGTCGGCCTCGTCGCGTGGGGGCCGCTGGGTACGGGGTTCCTCACCGGCTCCGTGACGGACGTCGCGGAGAGCGACTTCCGCCGCAACATCGGCGCCTTCGACGCCGCCAACCTCAGGACCAACCACGACCGCTTCGCGCCGCTGCGCGCGGTCGCCGCGGACGTGGGGCTCACGCCGGGGCAGCTCGCGCTGGCGTGGCTGCTGCACCGGGACGACCACGTGGTGCCCATTCCCGGCAGCAGGACGCCCGCGCACATCGAGGAGAACGTGGCGGCGGCCCGCGTCGAGCTGCACC